A stretch of Thermococcus sp. DNA encodes these proteins:
- the flaJ gene encoding archaellar assembly protein FlaJ, translated as MAGEKAGVLAQSGITMHEYFRKVLLPSLVGAMALFAAVSVLKRFVTISSAITFALYAIPLLPLIYAVGYPYAKISNKRVQINSKIPYFATYFAVLSTSDVSRSELVWNLATEKILEPIASDMKKVYYLIAKLHRGMPEALRFLARRTPSKVFADFLDRLAYSLDSGVELRDYLLQEQKTVMDDYETFYEGTLYDLDVFKEVYSSLIISVVFMVTFIIIGPILTGQDIVSLSAFMFVLVLATEIGIMLVIKYRMPEDKIWADYAMTSERKARFIKAALISFAGSIVAAVVVLLVIRPRLNVPPLIQVAIILSPFMYLGKVLEKEEKAILVKDENFPAFMRSLSSSLAASGAALPLVLKYLSSHDFGVLTRDIRNLYRRVSMRIDNSKSWRYFTIDTGSWLIGIFSEIFNKSIKLGAEPDYVGMVISRNFERLIRLRRKRAQTVASFRGVIYGITGAFAFSVAAAFQVAVYMNQLFSNLTIQGDFLQNIIFVPSKSGLEITNYILMVILIVHCILSALSIKFADGGHLGITIYYFVVLVWLAALGEYIGTAVMGKMMTFSSLSGVLIGTLEVMP; from the coding sequence ATGGCTGGAGAGAAGGCCGGAGTGCTGGCACAGTCCGGCATCACGATGCACGAATACTTCAGGAAGGTGCTCCTGCCCAGCCTAGTTGGTGCCATGGCGCTCTTCGCCGCGGTTTCAGTTCTCAAGAGGTTTGTCACCATCTCAAGTGCAATAACCTTTGCCCTCTACGCGATTCCGCTCCTGCCCCTCATCTACGCCGTCGGATACCCGTATGCCAAGATCAGCAACAAGAGGGTGCAGATAAACTCCAAGATCCCCTACTTTGCCACATACTTCGCGGTTCTCTCGACGAGCGACGTCAGCAGGAGCGAGCTGGTCTGGAACCTCGCCACGGAAAAGATACTCGAACCCATAGCCAGCGACATGAAGAAGGTGTACTACCTCATAGCCAAGCTCCACAGGGGAATGCCAGAAGCCCTGAGGTTCCTGGCCAGGAGAACGCCCAGCAAGGTCTTCGCGGACTTTCTGGACAGGCTCGCATATTCCCTCGACAGCGGTGTTGAGCTCAGGGACTACCTCCTCCAGGAGCAGAAGACCGTTATGGACGACTACGAGACCTTCTACGAGGGAACCCTTTACGATCTGGACGTCTTTAAGGAGGTGTACTCCTCCCTGATAATCTCGGTCGTCTTCATGGTGACGTTCATAATTATAGGTCCGATACTGACCGGACAGGACATCGTCAGTCTGAGCGCCTTCATGTTTGTGCTCGTCCTTGCCACAGAGATTGGAATAATGCTCGTCATAAAGTACAGGATGCCGGAGGACAAGATATGGGCCGACTACGCCATGACCTCCGAGAGGAAGGCCAGGTTCATCAAGGCGGCCTTGATATCCTTCGCAGGAAGTATCGTCGCGGCCGTCGTTGTCCTTCTCGTTATACGGCCGAGGCTCAACGTTCCCCCCCTCATCCAGGTGGCCATAATACTCTCCCCCTTCATGTACCTCGGCAAGGTCTTGGAAAAGGAGGAAAAGGCCATTCTGGTAAAGGACGAGAACTTCCCGGCATTCATGAGGAGCCTCAGCTCATCGCTGGCCGCGAGCGGCGCTGCGCTCCCCCTCGTGCTCAAATACCTCAGCTCCCACGACTTCGGAGTCCTCACAAGGGACATACGAAACCTCTACCGCAGGGTATCCATGAGGATAGACAACAGCAAGTCCTGGCGCTACTTCACCATAGACACCGGAAGCTGGCTGATAGGCATTTTCTCGGAGATATTCAACAAGAGCATAAAGCTCGGTGCCGAGCCGGATTACGTTGGAATGGTAATCTCAAGGAACTTTGAACGCCTGATAAGGCTCAGGAGAAAGCGTGCACAGACAGTTGCCAGCTTCAGGGGGGTTATATACGGAATAACCGGTGCCTTTGCTTTCTCCGTTGCGGCGGCCTTTCAGGTCGCGGTTTACATGAACCAGCTCTTTTCAAACCTGACCATCCAGGGGGACTTCCTCCAGAACATAATCTTCGTCCCCTCCAAGAGCGGTCTTGAGATAACGAACTACATTCTGATGGTGATACTGATAGTCCACTGCATCCTCTCAGCGCTCTCGATAAAGTTCGCGGACGGGGGACATCTCGGGATTACGATTTACTACTTCGTCGTCCTTGTATGGCTGGCGGCGCTTGGCGAGTACATAGGAACTGCTGTGATGGGCAAGATGATGACCTTTTCCTCCCTCTCGGGGGTTTTGATAGGCACCCTGGAGGTGATGCCATGA
- a CDS encoding type II/IV secretion system ATPase subunit gives MPVGKNISDSIEAAMARNPHLRAYIDRFVKKTGKFPEFYPQLSRDMKDIKYPNIIYPVGDPIFIHIYGDINTEKRYIVVEPRITSPEEERKYDILKDKILELAPEKRIPEDSEEFERFLDDLMDEALGKIGGGLFSRRRVSFTAEEVAKFRYLLKRDIVGIGPLEPLMRDPYIEDIHIIGANYVSLIHKIFDAMETNITFGDNLRLADYFKNLSERMGRPVSDKNPIVDGTLPDGSRINIIYSPDVSIQGPSATIRKFSATPLSVVQLVKWNTFSAEVAAYLWLALEYGMSIFVCGETASGKTTTLNSIIPFIKPDAKIYTAEDTPEVVVPHKNWQRLTTRERGPEESRVTLFDLLKAALRSRPNYIVVGEIRGAEGAIAFQAMQTGHPVMATFHAGDIRKMIQRFTGSPINIPVTFIDNLNIALFQQAVYVRGRFLRRVLSVVEIEGYYEELGGVATRNVFEWDSVTDRHIFRGMNNSYILERKIAEVAGYEDPKEIYNELFLRARIIKRMAELGITDYHAVHREIKAFYEKGIEGLSFRL, from the coding sequence ATGCCCGTCGGGAAGAACATCAGTGACAGCATCGAGGCTGCAATGGCGCGGAATCCCCACCTGAGGGCTTACATAGACAGGTTCGTCAAAAAGACCGGCAAGTTCCCCGAGTTCTATCCCCAGCTCAGCAGGGACATGAAGGACATAAAGTACCCAAACATAATCTACCCCGTTGGAGACCCTATATTCATCCACATCTACGGCGACATAAATACCGAAAAGAGATACATCGTCGTTGAGCCAAGAATAACCAGCCCGGAGGAGGAGAGGAAGTACGACATCCTTAAGGACAAGATACTGGAGCTTGCGCCGGAGAAGAGAATCCCCGAGGACAGCGAAGAGTTCGAGCGCTTTCTGGATGACCTCATGGACGAGGCACTCGGTAAGATTGGCGGGGGACTGTTCAGCCGTAGGAGGGTCTCGTTCACAGCGGAGGAGGTCGCAAAGTTCCGCTACCTCCTGAAGAGGGACATCGTTGGCATTGGTCCCCTCGAACCGCTCATGCGCGATCCTTACATCGAGGATATCCACATAATAGGCGCCAACTACGTCTCGCTCATCCACAAGATCTTCGATGCGATGGAGACCAACATAACCTTCGGTGACAACCTCCGCCTGGCCGACTACTTCAAGAACCTCAGCGAAAGGATGGGAAGGCCCGTCAGCGATAAGAACCCTATTGTTGACGGAACCCTGCCTGACGGTTCGCGTATCAACATAATCTACTCTCCGGACGTCAGCATCCAGGGCCCGAGCGCTACGATCCGTAAGTTTTCGGCGACACCGCTCAGCGTCGTCCAGCTCGTCAAGTGGAACACCTTCTCGGCCGAGGTCGCTGCATACCTCTGGCTGGCCCTCGAATACGGCATGAGCATCTTCGTCTGCGGTGAGACCGCGAGTGGAAAAACGACGACGCTTAACTCGATTATTCCGTTCATCAAACCGGACGCCAAGATATACACCGCAGAGGACACACCGGAGGTTGTGGTGCCCCACAAGAACTGGCAGAGGCTCACGACCCGTGAGAGGGGCCCGGAGGAGAGCAGGGTCACGCTGTTTGACCTGCTCAAAGCGGCCCTGCGTTCAAGGCCGAACTACATCGTCGTCGGTGAGATCCGTGGAGCGGAGGGTGCCATAGCCTTCCAGGCGATGCAGACGGGACACCCGGTCATGGCAACGTTTCACGCCGGCGATATAAGGAAGATGATACAGCGCTTCACGGGTTCTCCAATAAACATCCCAGTCACTTTTATCGACAACCTCAACATAGCACTCTTCCAGCAGGCCGTTTACGTCCGCGGCAGGTTCCTGAGAAGGGTTCTCAGCGTTGTCGAGATAGAGGGCTACTACGAGGAGCTCGGCGGCGTCGCGACGAGGAACGTTTTTGAGTGGGACTCGGTGACTGACAGGCACATCTTCCGTGGGATGAACAACTCGTACATCCTGGAGAGGAAGATAGCCGAGGTCGCCGGCTACGAAGACCCCAAGGAGATATACAACGAGCTCTTCCTTAGGGCGCGGATAATCAAGAGGATGGCGGAGCTTGGGATAACCGACTACCACGCCGTGCACCGCGAAATCAAGGCGTTCTACGAAAAGGGAATCGAGGGATTGAGCTTCAGGCTGTGA
- a CDS encoding ATPase domain-containing protein: MGSLLKIQIPNDELHRRLGGGIPAGSIVLIEGDRGTGKSIFSQRLLYGLLKNDHTATYVSSQYTTPEFINQMESLGYSIIQDLIKRRLTFVSLYPLLVGVSDRRKFLSRFVGEPRLWKSDVMIIDSLSALLPQELDTDEIRAFSLHLKRLSSLGKVIIMTVNPADIDPEFLKILEEASSLLIRLSVKVFGGDLKNSATIVKYNNAMGIFQKIIPFRVEPRVGFIVEIAAVV, encoded by the coding sequence ATGGGGAGCCTCCTTAAAATCCAGATACCCAACGATGAGCTCCACAGGCGCCTTGGCGGGGGAATCCCCGCGGGGAGTATAGTACTGATAGAGGGGGACAGGGGGACGGGTAAGTCCATATTCTCCCAGAGGCTCCTCTACGGCCTTTTGAAGAACGACCACACTGCGACCTACGTCTCCAGCCAGTACACCACCCCGGAATTCATAAACCAGATGGAGTCCCTCGGTTACAGCATAATCCAGGACCTGATAAAAAGACGTCTCACCTTCGTCTCCCTCTACCCCCTTCTTGTTGGCGTCTCCGACAGGAGAAAGTTTCTCTCAAGGTTCGTGGGCGAGCCAAGGCTGTGGAAGAGCGATGTCATGATAATCGACTCACTCTCGGCACTCCTCCCGCAGGAGCTGGACACGGATGAGATACGGGCGTTCTCGCTCCACCTCAAGAGGCTGAGCTCCCTTGGGAAGGTCATAATAATGACCGTAAACCCCGCCGACATAGACCCGGAGTTCCTGAAAATCCTGGAGGAGGCGTCGAGCCTTCTCATAAGGCTCAGCGTGAAGGTCTTTGGAGGAGACCTGAAGAACTCGGCCACCATAGTGAAGTACAACAACGCGATGGGGATCTTCCAGAAGATAATACCCTTCAGGGTTGAGCCTAGGGTTGGGTTCATAGTTGAGATCGCCGCGGTGGTGTGA
- a CDS encoding flagellar protein G — protein sequence MASSVVSELVLFIVSLLVAGMVAGGLYVVTQDISSGILVKGQDVATSLRTNFEIINDPENIPVSGSSYIFYVRNVGKDSFPFDPNSVIVMIDGAIIPPANLTFDPTGVLAPYDVGKIYVPTAFISSPGYHKITVVIETGKRKSLVFEVG from the coding sequence ATGGCGAGTTCAGTGGTCTCGGAGCTTGTGCTGTTCATCGTGTCACTGCTTGTAGCGGGCATGGTAGCCGGGGGTCTGTACGTGGTTACTCAGGATATTTCGAGCGGGATTCTCGTGAAGGGTCAGGACGTGGCGACCAGCCTGCGAACTAATTTTGAAATAATTAACGACCCCGAGAACATACCCGTTTCTGGTTCCTCGTACATCTTCTACGTCCGCAACGTCGGTAAGGACTCCTTCCCTTTTGACCCTAACTCCGTCATCGTGATGATCGATGGTGCGATAATTCCTCCAGCTAACCTGACTTTTGATCCAACCGGGGTGCTCGCACCCTACGATGTCGGTAAAATCTACGTCCCGACCGCGTTCATCTCATCACCCGGTTATCACAAGATCACCGTCGTCATAGAGACCGGAAAAAGAAAATCCCTGGTGTTCGAGGTGGGGTGA
- a CDS encoding FlaD/FlaE family flagellar protein, protein MITETEIDERLKRLRGKVPNFLIDDLKDRLMKKRDILTPEQVDRIVDRVLRTYAGQIEKLSKLDSRVDEIGRYLEEIRNHLMNLSQAAQANQSMWGEAQNRPVGGAQAVEFGEIMGAGSAGGFSEGSLASESSSVEETQSPEPPSQNPTEVEPMEKEFELTKGFEIPSELKDVLVGPPRTKARLEHIPNDMVSTMMALKWLGFLIDRVGMQNLEEVLEFYYQIGWISEDVLNTLLRYAEGIRPHHREPDWRPDEKLTIQDHLVSLLFIERLRGVRITREVLDAIEREMRVIGRVLEDVYGV, encoded by the coding sequence ATGATTACCGAAACCGAGATTGATGAGAGGCTTAAACGCCTCAGGGGAAAGGTTCCGAACTTTCTGATCGACGACCTCAAAGACCGGCTCATGAAGAAGAGGGACATACTGACCCCAGAGCAGGTTGACAGGATAGTTGACAGGGTACTCCGCACCTATGCGGGCCAGATCGAGAAGCTCTCCAAGCTCGACAGCCGTGTGGATGAGATAGGCAGGTACCTTGAGGAGATACGCAATCACCTGATGAACCTTTCCCAGGCCGCTCAGGCTAACCAGTCCATGTGGGGTGAGGCACAGAACCGACCAGTGGGAGGGGCCCAGGCTGTGGAGTTCGGTGAAATCATGGGGGCCGGGAGTGCCGGCGGTTTCAGTGAGGGGTCCCTCGCCAGTGAATCATCTTCGGTTGAAGAGACACAATCCCCCGAGCCTCCTTCCCAAAACCCGACGGAGGTAGAGCCTATGGAGAAGGAGTTTGAGCTTACCAAGGGATTTGAAATACCGTCCGAGCTTAAGGACGTCCTCGTCGGTCCACCGCGCACCAAGGCGAGGCTAGAACACATCCCCAACGACATGGTCTCAACAATGATGGCACTGAAGTGGCTGGGCTTCCTCATCGACAGGGTTGGGATGCAGAATCTCGAAGAGGTGCTTGAGTTCTACTACCAGATCGGCTGGATCTCGGAGGACGTGCTGAACACTCTGCTCAGATACGCGGAGGGCATAAGGCCCCATCACAGGGAGCCGGACTGGAGGCCGGACGAGAAGCTCACGATACAGGATCACCTGGTTTCGCTGCTCTTCATCGAGAGGCTCAGGGGTGTCAGGATAACCCGGGAGGTGCTGGATGCAATAGAGAGGGAGATGAGGGTAATCGGAAGGGTGCTGGAAGACGTGTACGGCGTTTAG
- a CDS encoding flagella accessory protein C → MSFSYLKNKFKKKKEGEAKPEDNREIIKLDELEQEAAEETPQRTKEEEELLTQVMTRVNEIENDIPRIKVSIDTLKTQINELREEIDRLDKVIKDVMVLYEIVSQQINPFKDVDSSNPLLSEIQELSEEIERLKAEIAQIKSDLRLLVIDGMDLDDLIYEAMSEGGA, encoded by the coding sequence ATGTCGTTTTCGTACCTGAAAAACAAGTTCAAGAAGAAAAAGGAGGGGGAGGCCAAGCCTGAGGACAACAGGGAGATAATCAAGCTCGATGAGCTGGAGCAGGAGGCCGCAGAGGAGACCCCCCAGAGGACGAAGGAAGAGGAGGAGCTTCTGACCCAGGTGATGACCAGGGTAAACGAGATCGAGAACGACATCCCGCGGATAAAGGTGAGCATTGACACCCTCAAGACCCAGATTAACGAGCTCCGCGAGGAGATAGACCGTCTGGATAAGGTGATAAAGGATGTTATGGTCCTCTACGAGATAGTCTCGCAGCAGATCAACCCGTTTAAGGATGTTGATTCCTCTAATCCGTTACTCAGCGAGATTCAGGAGCTGAGTGAGGAGATTGAGAGGTTGAAGGCTGAGATTGCTCAAATAAAGTCCGACCTGAGACTCCTTGTAATCGATGGGATGGATCTCGATGACCTGATATACGAGGCCATGTCGGAGGGAGGGGCATGA
- a CDS encoding flagellin codes for MRLLKKKRGAVGIGTLIVFIAMVLVAAVAAAVLINTSGYLQQRAEATGRQTTQEVSTGIKIDAVTGYAPSANNMTLMTIQVSLNAGSTPIDLNQTKIYLDNGQKQVVLSYGNAKATISGDMFDTTSAAWNSTLVDGTHFGILIVQDADSSLSGNIPTLTTGDIALLTVNLTAVFGGVEPRTPITIRVVPEFGAPGYTKVITPTAYGLSTTDKIVDLK; via the coding sequence ATGAGGTTGCTGAAGAAGAAGAGGGGTGCCGTCGGCATCGGTACCCTGATAGTGTTCATAGCCATGGTTCTAGTGGCCGCAGTGGCTGCCGCGGTTCTCATCAACACCAGCGGCTACCTCCAGCAGAGGGCGGAGGCCACGGGCAGGCAGACCACCCAGGAGGTTTCAACGGGCATAAAGATTGACGCGGTAACCGGCTACGCTCCGAGCGCAAACAACATGACCCTGATGACAATACAGGTCTCCCTTAACGCCGGAAGCACTCCGATTGACCTCAACCAGACCAAGATCTACCTCGACAACGGCCAGAAGCAGGTCGTTCTCTCCTACGGAAACGCCAAGGCCACCATAAGCGGGGACATGTTTGACACAACCTCTGCCGCTTGGAACAGCACCCTGGTTGATGGAACCCACTTCGGAATCCTCATCGTCCAGGATGCCGACAGCTCCCTCAGCGGAAACATCCCGACCCTCACCACCGGGGACATTGCCCTTCTGACCGTCAATCTCACCGCTGTCTTTGGCGGTGTTGAGCCGAGGACCCCGATAACCATCAGGGTCGTTCCGGAGTTCGGTGCTCCGGGCTACACCAAAGTCATCACCCCGACCGCCTACGGTCTCAGCACCACCGACAAGATTGTCGACCTCAAGTGA
- a CDS encoding class I SAM-dependent methyltransferase, with the protein MNALIEVIDKNLEAMMDISLAHLFKLGLKHDIFRRLANGATREELLAAISVSNKEYLGKLIDTYIALGIVDESEGILRVPGFSYEFNLSADDAGRLLSDWIQILEEIYKMADYAFISAEHPKILMDFDKGADFWDMRLLMDLNRTYRQLLVEVLGLEDGARVLDLGCGSVSPVELGEAVGPNGKYVGVDFSPGLLSIAQTRVRNARMDWVLLREMDIRKFVVKNTYDAVVMSFVLEYLENPGAAVKRAIGTLSPGGKLAIVEPFRDNYPLIAAMEFFESLTREFVRFPSSTEVIHAVEESPYDVKVDPLGKSVLLVTRLM; encoded by the coding sequence ATGAACGCACTGATCGAAGTCATCGACAAGAACCTTGAAGCCATGATGGACATCTCCCTTGCACACCTTTTCAAGCTCGGGCTGAAGCACGATATCTTCCGCAGGCTCGCGAACGGAGCGACTCGCGAAGAGCTGTTGGCCGCGATTTCGGTTTCCAACAAGGAGTACCTCGGCAAGCTAATCGACACGTACATCGCCCTTGGCATTGTCGATGAGTCCGAGGGCATTCTGAGAGTCCCTGGCTTTTCGTACGAGTTCAACCTAAGCGCCGACGACGCCGGAAGGCTGCTCTCTGACTGGATCCAGATACTCGAGGAGATATACAAGATGGCGGACTACGCCTTCATATCTGCGGAGCACCCGAAGATACTCATGGACTTTGACAAGGGTGCCGACTTCTGGGACATGCGCCTGCTGATGGATCTCAACAGGACGTACCGGCAGCTCCTAGTGGAGGTTCTTGGTCTTGAAGACGGGGCGAGGGTTCTTGACCTCGGCTGTGGCTCTGTTTCCCCAGTGGAGCTGGGAGAGGCAGTGGGGCCCAACGGGAAGTACGTTGGAGTGGATTTTTCCCCCGGGCTTCTGAGCATTGCACAGACCCGTGTCAGAAACGCCCGTATGGACTGGGTGCTCCTGAGGGAGATGGACATAAGAAAATTCGTGGTCAAGAATACCTACGACGCCGTTGTGATGAGCTTCGTCCTTGAGTACCTGGAAAACCCGGGTGCGGCGGTTAAAAGGGCCATTGGTACCTTAAGCCCTGGAGGGAAGCTCGCTATAGTTGAACCGTTCCGGGACAACTACCCATTGATAGCGGCCATGGAGTTCTTTGAGAGCCTCACGAGAGAATTTGTTCGCTTCCCGAGCTCAACCGAGGTTATTCACGCTGTTGAGGAGAGCCCCTACGACGTGAAGGTTGACCCCCTGGGAAAATCTGTCCTGCTGGTTACGCGCCTGATGTAA
- a CDS encoding helix-turn-helix domain-containing protein, giving the protein MFIDPFVIRSINRSELRKRILFYLDEIYPTPTYLSEIARVVKSDPSNVKGALIGLGNRYNGHSSLVSLGLVEVVTEKGFKYYRLTEYGKQVVKLLKSYHSYYSRYT; this is encoded by the coding sequence ATGTTTATTGATCCCTTTGTAATACGTTCCATCAATCGCAGCGAGTTAAGGAAGAGGATACTCTTCTATCTCGATGAAATATATCCCACCCCCACCTACCTCTCTGAAATTGCGAGGGTGGTTAAATCAGACCCCTCAAATGTGAAGGGTGCTCTTATAGGCCTTGGTAACCGGTACAACGGCCACAGCTCCCTCGTGAGTCTCGGCCTTGTCGAGGTCGTTACTGAAAAGGGCTTCAAGTACTACCGGCTCACAGAATACGGGAAACAGGTCGTCAAGCTCCTGAAGTCCTACCACTCCTACTATTCAAGGTACACATGA
- the asnS gene encoding asparagine--tRNA ligase, protein MIDKVYCADVRPDMEGKRVKLAGWVYRKREVGKKVFIVLRDSSGIVQVIFKKELSEEAYAEAKKAGIESSVIVEGTVKADPRAPTGVEIQADRIQIVQNVDFFPITKDASDEFLLDVRHLHLHSPKVAGIMKVKATMMQAAREWLLQDGWYEVFPPILVTGAVEGGATLFKLKYFDKTAYLSQSAQLYLEAAIFGLEKVWSLTPSFRAEKSRTRRHLTEFWHLELEAAWMDLWDIMKVEEELVSYMVQRTLELRKSDIETFRKDFTTLKNTVPPFPRISYDEAIDILQSKGVQIEWGEDMGADEERILTQEFESPFFVYGYPKHIKAFYMKEDPEDPRKVLAADMLAPEGYGEVIGGSQREDDYDKLVQRILDEGMDPKDYEWYLDLRKYGSVPHSGFGLGLERLVAWVLKLDHVRWATLFPRTPSRLYP, encoded by the coding sequence ATGATTGATAAGGTTTATTGCGCCGACGTTCGGCCCGATATGGAAGGTAAGCGCGTTAAACTCGCCGGATGGGTTTACAGGAAGAGAGAAGTCGGAAAAAAGGTGTTCATAGTCCTCCGTGACTCAAGCGGAATAGTCCAGGTAATATTCAAGAAGGAGCTGAGCGAGGAAGCCTACGCCGAGGCAAAGAAAGCCGGAATAGAGTCCAGCGTGATAGTCGAGGGTACTGTTAAGGCGGACCCCCGCGCCCCCACGGGGGTTGAGATACAGGCGGACAGGATTCAGATCGTCCAGAACGTTGACTTCTTCCCGATAACCAAGGACGCCAGCGACGAGTTCCTGCTTGACGTCAGGCACCTCCACCTCCACTCGCCGAAGGTTGCGGGCATAATGAAGGTCAAGGCAACCATGATGCAGGCCGCCCGTGAGTGGCTCCTCCAGGACGGCTGGTACGAGGTCTTCCCGCCGATACTCGTCACGGGAGCAGTTGAGGGCGGCGCGACGCTCTTCAAGCTCAAGTACTTCGACAAGACAGCATACCTCAGCCAGTCTGCACAGCTCTACCTTGAGGCGGCAATATTTGGCCTTGAAAAGGTCTGGTCGCTCACGCCGAGCTTCAGAGCCGAGAAGAGCCGGACGAGGAGGCACCTCACCGAGTTCTGGCACCTTGAGCTTGAGGCCGCCTGGATGGATCTCTGGGACATCATGAAGGTCGAGGAGGAGCTGGTGAGCTACATGGTGCAGAGGACCCTCGAACTCAGGAAGAGCGACATCGAGACCTTCAGAAAGGACTTCACAACCCTCAAGAACACCGTTCCGCCCTTCCCGAGGATAAGCTACGACGAGGCCATAGACATCCTCCAGAGCAAGGGCGTTCAGATAGAGTGGGGAGAGGACATGGGCGCCGACGAGGAGAGAATCCTCACCCAGGAGTTCGAGAGCCCGTTCTTCGTCTACGGCTATCCGAAGCACATCAAGGCATTCTACATGAAGGAGGACCCGGAGGATCCGAGGAAGGTTCTAGCGGCAGACATGCTGGCGCCAGAGGGATACGGAGAGGTGATAGGTGGCTCACAGCGTGAGGACGACTACGACAAGCTCGTGCAGAGGATTCTCGATGAGGGTATGGATCCCAAGGACTACGAGTGGTACCTTGACCTCAGGAAGTACGGTTCAGTCCCCCACAGCGGCTTCGGCCTCGGCTTAGAGAGGCTCGTCGCATGGGTGCTGAAGCTCGACCACGTCCGCTGGGCCACGCTCTTCCCGAGGACGCCGAGCAGGCTGTATCCGTGA
- a CDS encoding thiamine ABC transporter substrate-binding protein, producing MRKLATLLLTFLLLGALWAAKPVKAQEQLTVYSYDSIEWWMKEIVPIFEQKYGVKVNLVLIGDAGEVLNRLILEKDNPQADVVVGIDNSYLAKAIDAGILEPYKPANADVIPDWIIEKFDPTFHLTPYDYGFIAINYRKDMVQNPPASLEDLTKPEWKGKLIIEDPRTSSPGMAFLLWTIAVYGDDWLNYWEKLKENDVQIVEGWSAAWNAFTKGEYPLVLSYATSPAATVYYDNNTNVGAVAFKEGNYLQIEGAGIVKGAKHPELAKKFIEFLISEEAQEKLPLNQWMYPVNKNVQTPEVFKYAVKIDKPVTVDPKEIENNYDLWLKQWTALMIEGKSPDEILGKTTTTASGENNGICGPALLVGLALVPLLLGRRR from the coding sequence ATGAGAAAGCTTGCCACCCTGCTGCTCACCTTCCTGCTCCTCGGTGCCCTCTGGGCGGCAAAGCCCGTTAAAGCCCAGGAGCAGCTGACGGTCTACTCCTACGACAGCATAGAGTGGTGGATGAAGGAGATCGTCCCGATTTTTGAGCAGAAGTACGGCGTCAAGGTGAACCTTGTCCTCATCGGCGACGCGGGGGAGGTTCTCAACAGGCTCATCCTTGAGAAGGACAACCCCCAGGCGGACGTTGTGGTGGGCATAGACAACAGCTACCTGGCCAAGGCCATTGACGCGGGAATACTGGAGCCGTACAAGCCGGCCAATGCGGACGTTATTCCCGACTGGATAATTGAGAAGTTTGACCCGACCTTCCACCTAACCCCCTACGACTACGGCTTCATAGCGATAAACTACCGCAAGGACATGGTTCAGAACCCACCGGCAAGTCTCGAAGACCTCACCAAGCCGGAGTGGAAAGGCAAGCTGATAATCGAAGACCCGCGCACCAGCTCGCCGGGAATGGCCTTCCTCCTCTGGACGATAGCGGTCTACGGTGACGACTGGCTGAACTACTGGGAGAAGCTCAAGGAGAACGACGTCCAGATAGTCGAGGGCTGGAGCGCTGCCTGGAACGCCTTCACCAAGGGTGAATACCCGCTCGTCCTCAGCTACGCCACCTCACCAGCCGCGACCGTTTACTACGACAACAACACCAACGTCGGTGCGGTGGCGTTCAAGGAGGGCAACTACCTCCAGATAGAGGGCGCCGGGATAGTCAAGGGCGCTAAGCACCCGGAGCTGGCAAAGAAGTTCATCGAGTTCCTCATAAGCGAGGAGGCCCAGGAAAAGCTCCCGCTCAACCAGTGGATGTACCCCGTCAACAAAAACGTTCAGACCCCTGAGGTTTTCAAATACGCGGTGAAGATAGACAAGCCCGTGACCGTTGACCCCAAGGAGATCGAGAACAACTACGACCTCTGGCTCAAGCAGTGGACGGCACTCATGATAGAGGGCAAGAGCCCGGACGAGATACTCGGGAAGACGACCACGACGGCATCCGGGGAGAACAACGGAATCTGCGGGCCGGCCCTGTTGGTAGGTCTTGCCCTGGTACCGCTCCTCCTCGGGAGGAGGCGGTGA